A window of the Thermoleophilia bacterium SCSIO 60948 genome harbors these coding sequences:
- a CDS encoding glycosyltransferase family 2 protein has translation MDGLTWPFEGLNPFLQVWFGFTLVLITVLFCWTATLFVRGLRAARNAPDPVDPGMFRWVFFIPALNEAVTIADSVARLQELDLPERDIVVIDDGSDDATPEVLAKIDDPDLTVLRRDPPHAREGKAEALNYAYRRLGEWIGDHGRERTIVVIVDADGRLHADAPKYAGAHFADPEVGGVQALVRIYNRERPLAWFQDIEFSVFGRLFQAGRNAVGTAGMGGNGQFNRLSALDSITEDPENGGPWRDRLTEDQDLGLRLLIAGWRCHQELRAVVDQQGLGDFRPLLRQRTRWMQGNLQAMGLAGQVWHIPFSRAARIETLFQLLTPIWQALIGLALVASVVLAITGVAAYFADQSVLQLVFFYLLGFGTVVFGCIAAKAQQGHLGWLLGLLIAQFYGFYSWMLWPVLARASARQLTERRDWAKTEREPLAEAGGEAERLPA, from the coding sequence GTGGACGGCCTGACCTGGCCCTTCGAGGGCCTGAACCCGTTTCTCCAGGTCTGGTTCGGGTTCACACTCGTCCTGATCACGGTCCTCTTCTGCTGGACCGCGACGCTGTTCGTCCGCGGCCTGCGCGCCGCGCGAAACGCCCCCGACCCCGTCGATCCGGGGATGTTCCGCTGGGTGTTCTTCATCCCGGCGCTGAACGAGGCGGTGACGATCGCCGACAGCGTCGCCCGGCTCCAGGAGCTCGACCTCCCGGAACGCGACATCGTCGTCATCGACGACGGCTCCGATGACGCGACGCCGGAGGTCCTGGCGAAGATCGACGATCCCGACCTCACCGTCCTGCGGCGCGATCCACCGCACGCCCGCGAAGGCAAGGCCGAGGCGCTCAACTACGCCTACCGCCGGCTCGGCGAATGGATCGGCGACCACGGCCGCGAACGCACGATCGTCGTCATCGTCGACGCGGACGGGCGCCTGCACGCCGACGCCCCGAAGTACGCGGGCGCCCACTTCGCCGACCCCGAGGTGGGAGGGGTCCAGGCGCTCGTTCGGATCTACAACCGCGAGCGGCCGCTCGCGTGGTTCCAGGACATCGAGTTCTCCGTGTTCGGGCGGCTCTTTCAGGCCGGCCGCAACGCCGTCGGCACCGCGGGGATGGGCGGAAACGGTCAGTTCAACCGGCTCTCCGCGCTCGATTCGATCACCGAGGATCCCGAGAACGGAGGCCCGTGGCGCGACCGCCTGACCGAGGACCAGGATCTCGGCCTGCGTCTGCTGATCGCCGGCTGGCGCTGCCACCAGGAGCTTCGCGCGGTCGTCGACCAGCAGGGCCTCGGCGACTTCCGGCCGCTGCTCCGCCAGCGCACCCGCTGGATGCAGGGCAACCTCCAGGCGATGGGCCTCGCAGGCCAGGTCTGGCACATCCCGTTCAGCCGGGCGGCGCGGATCGAGACCCTGTTCCAGCTGCTGACGCCGATCTGGCAGGCGCTGATCGGGCTCGCCCTGGTCGCGTCGGTGGTGCTCGCGATCACGGGGGTCGCCGCCTACTTCGCCGACCAGAGCGTTCTCCAGCTCGTGTTCTTCTACCTGCTGGGCTTCGGCACAGTGGTCTTCGGCTGCATCGCGGCGAAGGCCCAACAGGGGCACCTCGGCTGGCTGCTCGGCCTGTTGATCGCGCAGTTCTACGGCTTCTACTCGTGGATGCTCTGGCCGGTCCTCGCACGCGCGTCGGCGCGCCAGCTGACCGAGCGGCGCGACTGGGCCAAGACCGAGCGCGAGCCGCTGGCCGAGGCGGGCGGCGAGGCCGAGCGCCTGCCAGCCTGA
- a CDS encoding lytic transglycosylase domain-containing protein, which translates to MAAPRPKATRAARPPAPSRGSIVRRRIIAGLVAIGIGVGAAVAIGQINVSDAIREVTLPLRHDDIIRQQADEKGVDPALIAAVIEAESGFDSAARSDKGARGLMQVTPATALDIAERSQGTTFRVRDLGDPDINIRYGTFHLEEMMRIFGGNEVAALAAYNAGSGTVEGWGGADLELGDIEFPETRAYVEQVLEKREEYRDNYPEELGL; encoded by the coding sequence GTGGCGGCCCCGAGGCCGAAGGCCACACGCGCGGCGAGGCCGCCTGCCCCATCGCGGGGCAGCATCGTCCGCCGCCGGATCATCGCCGGGCTCGTCGCGATCGGGATCGGCGTGGGCGCGGCCGTCGCGATCGGTCAGATCAACGTCTCCGACGCGATCCGCGAGGTGACGTTGCCGCTCCGCCACGACGACATCATCCGCCAGCAGGCCGACGAGAAGGGTGTCGACCCGGCGCTGATCGCCGCCGTGATCGAGGCCGAGTCCGGCTTCGACTCGGCCGCCCGCTCGGACAAGGGGGCCCGGGGGCTGATGCAGGTCACGCCGGCGACGGCGCTCGACATCGCCGAGCGCTCCCAGGGGACGACCTTCCGCGTCCGCGACCTCGGCGACCCGGACATCAACATCCGCTACGGGACGTTCCACCTCGAGGAGATGATGCGGATCTTCGGCGGCAACGAGGTCGCGGCCCTCGCCGCCTACAACGCGGGTTCCGGGACCGTCGAAGGGTGGGGTGGGGCCGACCTGGAGCTCGGTGACATCGAGTTCCCCGAGACGCGCGCCTACGTCGAGCAGGTGCTCGAGAAGCGCGAGGAATACCGCGACAACTACCCCGAGGAGCTCGGCCTCTGA
- the wecB gene encoding UDP-N-acetylglucosamine 2-epimerase (non-hydrolyzing), whose product MSIDDLTEPAPSGRERRTGKLKVPVIVGTRPEAIKLVPIIIALRDSEMYEPMVVSTGQHHRMVSEIFDLAGIETQATLHAGSRHAGLNDRVATVMGRFADFIDEQFNGDPGEGHFELAMKGRYPIAVAVHGDTSSAMAAAMAAFHMRIPVIHVEAGLRTGGLNLTPFPEEMNRQVIGCLAAMHLAPTSTNLQNLIRENVPVEQIFTTGNTGVDALHWASRLDVPFSDPAIQSIVDDGAPIVVVTAHRRENWGAGIAGISKGIARLADRYPDVRFIVPMHPNPAVRETIRAELGDRVTVLLTEPLQYAEFARLLGACHLVITDSGGIQEEAPSLGKPVLVARESTERVEGIAAGTLILVGSDPSRIEAEASRLLSDEEAYERVARAINPYGDGMAAERIVKALEYLVNGDRTPQQFGSGFTRRGIIAATGYEVPMTPSEAAEEPDADHAHEHEPSGVELWTA is encoded by the coding sequence ATGTCGATCGACGACCTCACCGAGCCGGCCCCGTCCGGCCGCGAGCGGCGCACCGGCAAGCTGAAGGTCCCGGTGATCGTCGGGACCCGGCCCGAGGCGATCAAGCTCGTCCCGATCATCATCGCGCTGCGAGACAGCGAGATGTACGAGCCGATGGTCGTCTCCACCGGGCAGCACCATCGGATGGTCAGCGAGATCTTCGACCTGGCCGGGATCGAGACTCAGGCGACGCTCCATGCCGGATCGCGCCACGCCGGCCTGAACGACCGCGTCGCGACGGTGATGGGCCGGTTCGCCGACTTCATCGACGAGCAGTTCAACGGCGACCCCGGCGAGGGCCATTTCGAGCTGGCGATGAAGGGCCGCTATCCGATCGCGGTCGCTGTCCACGGCGACACGAGCTCGGCGATGGCCGCCGCGATGGCGGCGTTCCACATGCGGATCCCGGTGATCCACGTCGAGGCGGGCCTGCGGACCGGTGGGCTCAACCTGACGCCGTTCCCCGAGGAGATGAACCGGCAGGTCATCGGCTGCCTGGCGGCGATGCACCTCGCTCCGACCTCGACCAACCTCCAGAACCTGATTCGCGAGAACGTCCCGGTCGAGCAGATCTTCACGACCGGCAACACCGGCGTCGACGCCCTCCACTGGGCCTCGAGGCTCGACGTGCCGTTCTCGGACCCCGCGATCCAGTCGATCGTCGACGACGGTGCTCCGATCGTCGTCGTGACCGCGCACCGGCGCGAGAACTGGGGCGCCGGGATCGCCGGCATCTCGAAGGGGATCGCGCGGCTCGCCGACCGCTACCCCGACGTCCGCTTCATCGTCCCGATGCACCCGAACCCGGCCGTCCGCGAGACGATCCGCGCCGAGCTCGGCGACCGCGTGACCGTGCTGCTCACCGAGCCGCTCCAGTACGCCGAGTTCGCGCGCCTGCTCGGGGCCTGCCACCTCGTGATCACCGATTCGGGCGGGATCCAGGAGGAGGCGCCCTCGCTCGGCAAGCCGGTCCTCGTCGCGCGCGAGTCGACCGAGCGGGTCGAGGGCATCGCGGCCGGGACGCTGATCCTCGTCGGCTCGGATCCGAGCCGGATCGAGGCCGAGGCGAGTCGCCTGCTGAGCGACGAGGAGGCCTACGAGCGCGTCGCGCGGGCGATCAACCCCTACGGCGACGGCATGGCGGCCGAGCGGATCGTCAAGGCGCTCGAGTACCTGGTCAACGGCGATCGCACGCCGCAGCAGTTCGGGTCCGGCTTCACCCGCCGCGGCATCATCGCCGCCACGGGCTACGAGGTGCCGATGACGCCCTCGGAGGCGGCCGAGGAGCCCGACGCGGACCACGCCCACGAGCACGAGCCCTCGGGCGTCGAGCTGTGGACGGCCTGA
- the coaE gene encoding dephospho-CoA kinase (Dephospho-CoA kinase (CoaE) performs the final step in coenzyme A biosynthesis.), with product MGLTGAMASGKSAALAALGELGALTLSADETVHELLGRADVVERLVERWGEEVAPGGEIERARVGQIVFADPDELAWLESVLHPLVGERTVEWIGELPEGATLAVVETPLLYEAGLADRFDAVLVVASDDELRAERAGARGTDELEGRERRQLSQDEKVSRADFVVRNDSGLDDLEAALAELWPELREAGRRS from the coding sequence ATCGGCCTGACCGGGGCGATGGCGAGCGGCAAATCAGCCGCGCTCGCGGCGCTCGGCGAGCTCGGCGCGCTGACGCTCTCGGCGGACGAGACCGTCCACGAGCTGCTGGGACGCGCCGACGTCGTCGAGCGCCTGGTCGAGCGCTGGGGGGAAGAGGTCGCGCCGGGCGGCGAGATCGAGCGCGCGAGGGTCGGACAGATCGTCTTCGCCGACCCTGACGAGCTCGCTTGGCTCGAGTCGGTGCTCCACCCGCTCGTCGGCGAGCGGACCGTGGAATGGATCGGCGAGCTGCCCGAGGGCGCGACCCTCGCCGTCGTCGAGACGCCGCTGCTCTATGAGGCGGGGCTCGCCGATCGCTTCGACGCGGTGCTCGTCGTCGCCTCCGACGACGAGCTGCGCGCCGAGCGTGCCGGCGCCCGCGGCACCGACGAGCTCGAGGGTCGCGAGCGCCGACAACTGAGCCAGGACGAGAAGGTCTCGCGCGCCGACTTCGTCGTCCGAAACGACTCCGGCCTCGACGACCTCGAGGCGGCGCTCGCCGAGCTCTGGCCTGAGCTTCGCGAGGCGGGGCGGAGGTCGTGA
- a CDS encoding DUF2000 family protein — translation MAVTDFDTKAAIVVRDDLAAWQRLNVAAFLTSAITAAGGDGTVGEVYVDADGADYLPMLRQPVLVFEASAGKLATVRERATAREIPIAIYTADLFATGGDEDNRAAVRAVATADLDLVGIGVRAPHRVADKVLRGLRRHP, via the coding sequence GTGGCGGTGACGGACTTCGACACGAAGGCGGCGATAGTCGTCCGCGACGACCTCGCGGCGTGGCAGCGCCTCAACGTGGCGGCGTTCCTGACCAGCGCGATCACGGCGGCGGGCGGCGACGGGACCGTTGGCGAGGTCTACGTCGATGCCGACGGAGCCGACTACCTGCCGATGTTGCGCCAGCCCGTGCTCGTATTCGAGGCGAGCGCCGGCAAGCTGGCGACGGTCCGCGAGCGGGCGACGGCACGCGAGATACCGATCGCGATCTACACCGCGGACCTGTTCGCCACCGGCGGTGACGAGGACAACCGCGCCGCCGTCCGCGCCGTCGCGACCGCGGACCTCGACCTCGTCGGCATCGGCGTCCGGGCCCCGCATCGCGTCGCCGACAAGGTGCTCCGCGGCCTCAGGCGCCACCCGTAG
- the uvrB gene encoding excinuclease ABC subunit UvrB has protein sequence MPDFKLNSAYSPTADQPKAIAQLAEGIESGDRFHTLLGATGTGKTFTMAATVEKLQRPALVIAHNKTLAAQLCNEFREFFPDNVVEYFVSYYDYYQPEAYVPAQDLYIEKDSSINDEIDRLRHAATASLLARRDVLIVASVSCIYGIGSPQLYERMMQLFKVGDWIDRDDLFRKLIGMQYGRNDTVLTRGTFSAKGEVLEIWNASMESAYRISLFGEEIERIHQFDPLTGEIIADLDHVAVWPASHYVTEEETLERSVREIKAEMEARCTELENEGKLLESHRLRQRTEYDMEMLKEVGFTSGIENYSRIMDGRPEGSPPHTLIDYFPDDFVTFVDESHQTIPQIGGMYEGDRSRKSTLVDFGFRLPSAMDNRPLRFEEFLSRIGQMVMVSATPGQYERSVSGQVVEQIVRPTGIVDPYVDVRETKNQIDDLMNEVRRAVEAKERTLVTTLTKKMAEDLTGYLIENGFKVRYLHSEIDTLERIQIIRDLRLGEYDVLVGVNLLREGLDLPEVGLVAILDADKEGFLRGETSLVQTIGRAARNVDGRVVMYADKETDAMRKALGETDRRRAIQLAYNEEHGITPATVKKGISDIADFLAMDTKTAPSKRRRRKRDGEEVTSPDELEKIIVELEEEMLAASEELMFEQAARIRDELKELRRDLDAMRT, from the coding sequence ATGCCCGACTTCAAGCTGAACTCCGCCTACTCGCCGACCGCCGACCAGCCGAAGGCGATAGCGCAGCTGGCCGAGGGGATCGAGTCGGGCGACCGCTTCCACACGCTGCTCGGCGCGACCGGCACCGGCAAGACGTTCACGATGGCGGCGACGGTCGAGAAGCTACAGCGCCCGGCGCTCGTCATCGCCCACAACAAGACGCTCGCAGCGCAGCTCTGCAACGAGTTCCGCGAGTTCTTCCCCGACAACGTCGTCGAGTACTTCGTCTCCTACTACGACTACTACCAGCCCGAGGCCTACGTCCCGGCGCAGGACCTCTACATCGAGAAGGACTCGTCGATCAACGACGAGATCGACCGTCTGCGCCACGCCGCGACCGCTTCGCTACTGGCCCGCCGCGACGTCCTGATCGTCGCCTCGGTCTCGTGCATCTACGGCATCGGTTCGCCGCAGCTCTACGAGCGGATGATGCAGCTGTTCAAGGTCGGCGACTGGATCGATCGCGACGACCTGTTCCGCAAGCTGATCGGCATGCAGTACGGACGCAACGACACCGTGCTGACCCGCGGCACGTTCTCGGCCAAGGGCGAGGTTCTCGAGATCTGGAACGCGAGCATGGAGTCCGCCTACCGGATCAGCCTGTTCGGCGAGGAGATCGAGCGGATCCACCAGTTCGACCCGCTGACCGGCGAGATCATCGCCGACCTCGACCACGTCGCCGTCTGGCCGGCGAGCCACTACGTGACCGAGGAGGAGACGCTCGAGCGCTCGGTTCGTGAGATCAAGGCCGAGATGGAGGCGCGCTGCACCGAGCTCGAGAACGAGGGCAAGCTGCTCGAGTCCCATCGCCTTCGCCAGCGCACCGAGTACGACATGGAGATGCTCAAGGAGGTCGGCTTCACCTCCGGGATCGAGAACTACTCGCGGATCATGGACGGACGCCCCGAGGGCTCGCCACCGCACACGCTGATCGACTACTTCCCGGACGACTTCGTCACCTTCGTCGACGAGTCGCATCAGACGATCCCCCAGATCGGCGGCATGTACGAGGGCGATCGCTCGCGCAAGTCGACGCTGGTCGACTTCGGGTTCCGGCTGCCCTCGGCGATGGACAACCGCCCGCTGCGCTTCGAGGAGTTCCTCAGCCGGATCGGCCAGATGGTCATGGTCTCGGCGACGCCGGGGCAGTACGAGCGCTCGGTATCAGGGCAGGTCGTCGAGCAGATCGTGCGGCCGACCGGGATCGTCGACCCCTACGTCGACGTCCGCGAGACGAAGAACCAGATCGACGACCTGATGAACGAGGTCCGGCGCGCCGTCGAGGCGAAGGAGCGCACGCTCGTAACGACCCTGACCAAGAAGATGGCCGAGGACCTGACCGGCTACCTGATCGAGAACGGGTTCAAGGTCCGCTACCTGCACTCGGAGATCGACACCCTCGAGCGGATCCAGATCATCCGCGATCTGCGGCTCGGCGAGTACGACGTCCTCGTCGGCGTCAACCTCCTGCGCGAGGGCCTCGACCTGCCCGAGGTCGGGCTGGTCGCGATCCTCGACGCCGACAAGGAGGGGTTCCTGCGCGGCGAGACGAGCCTCGTCCAGACGATCGGTCGCGCGGCGCGCAACGTCGACGGGCGCGTCGTCATGTACGCCGACAAGGAGACCGATGCGATGCGAAAGGCGCTCGGCGAGACCGACCGGCGCCGCGCCATCCAGCTCGCCTACAACGAGGAGCACGGGATCACGCCGGCGACCGTCAAGAAGGGGATCTCCGACATCGCCGACTTCCTGGCGATGGACACGAAGACCGCGCCCTCGAAGCGCCGGCGTCGCAAGCGCGACGGCGAGGAGGTCACCTCGCCCGACGAGCTCGAGAAGATCATCGTCGAGCTCGAGGAGGAGATGCTCGCGGCCTCCGAGGAGCTGATGTTCGAGCAGGCGGCGCGGATTCGCGACGAGCTCAAGGAGCTCCGCCGCGACCTCGACGCGATGCGCACCTAG
- a CDS encoding LysR family transcriptional regulator, whose protein sequence is MDLRQLSYFVAVAEEGQFTRAAARVSVAQPAVSAQIGRLEGELGETLFHRGADGVRPTAAGMALLPHARAALAAAERGRDTIASLRGMLHGTLRIAIAGPVSHHLAEAIADFHGAHPAVEIKVSHEQNSPLLEAVAAGDFDAAIVGVGAQPVPSGVRTQVVATEPLVLAVKRSDPLGARRQIRFEELDGRPVITLVRASGLRTLFENACRETGITPRIVAEAGDLDSLVLLAAGGLGVALVPSSATEGADVAVVKVTRPSLARRTALAWNDAALSPVGEAFLGFARRRFGATGGA, encoded by the coding sequence ATGGACCTGCGCCAGCTCTCATACTTCGTGGCGGTCGCCGAAGAGGGGCAGTTCACACGCGCGGCCGCGAGGGTCTCCGTCGCCCAGCCGGCGGTCAGCGCGCAGATCGGCCGACTCGAGGGTGAGCTGGGGGAGACGCTGTTCCATCGTGGTGCCGACGGAGTCCGGCCGACGGCGGCCGGCATGGCGCTGCTGCCGCACGCACGCGCGGCGCTGGCCGCCGCCGAGCGCGGCCGCGACACCATCGCCTCACTTCGAGGAATGCTTCACGGAACGCTTCGGATCGCGATCGCCGGACCTGTCAGCCACCACCTGGCCGAGGCGATAGCCGACTTCCACGGCGCGCATCCCGCCGTCGAGATCAAGGTCTCCCACGAGCAGAACTCGCCGCTGCTCGAGGCGGTGGCGGCGGGCGACTTCGATGCGGCCATCGTCGGTGTCGGCGCGCAACCGGTCCCGAGCGGCGTCCGGACCCAGGTGGTCGCGACCGAGCCTCTCGTCCTCGCCGTCAAGCGGAGCGACCCGCTCGGTGCTCGCCGTCAGATCCGATTCGAGGAGCTCGATGGCAGACCGGTGATCACCCTCGTCCGGGCGAGTGGTCTGCGCACACTGTTCGAGAACGCCTGCCGCGAGACCGGGATCACGCCGCGAATCGTCGCGGAGGCCGGGGACCTCGACTCGCTCGTCCTCCTCGCCGCCGGGGGGCTCGGTGTCGCGCTCGTCCCGAGCTCGGCGACCGAGGGCGCGGACGTCGCGGTCGTGAAGGTCACGCGTCCGAGCCTTGCCCGGCGCACGGCGCTCGCCTGGAACGACGCCGCGCTGTCGCCTGTGGGAGAAGCGTTCCTCGGCTTCGCGAGGCGGCGTTTCGGCGCTACGGGTGGCGCCTGA
- the uvrA gene encoding excinuclease ABC subunit UvrA, whose amino-acid sequence MPSSQIVISGARAHNLKGIDLSIPRDSLCVITGLSGSGKSSLAFDTIYAEGQRRYVESLSSYARQFLGQMEKPDVDSIDGLSPAISIDQKTTSRNPRSTVGTVTEIYDYLRLLWARIGKPHCHNCGAPIAGQSLEQITDRVLTLPENSRFMVCAPIVRGRKGEYGKLLEEMRVQGYARAVVDGELKRLDEPIELDKKFKHDISVVVDRLVMKEGVRKRLAESVAAASELAEGIVEIELLEAGGKAGEAAEHAGEEAAKAPGGRVLSGPSAGKRIEVLVFSERFACLECGTSMPELEPRIFSFNAPHGACPRCHGLGFQRVIDPELIVPDPTLSISEGALAPWIKAASLYHRRLLEAVAEANGIDTDTPWQDLPASDRKLLLAGTGRERHTVTYKNRFGRRRTYTVRFEGLMRSLEERYETYDNENARERIEELMALQPCPACDGARLRPESLAVTVGGINIHEYSVKSARAALEWINALELTETEQAIARLIVREISERLRFLDSVGIGYLSLERSAATLSGGEAQRIRLATQIGSSLVGVLYILDEPSIGLHQRDNEKLIATLERLRDLGNTVIVVEHDEGTIRAADHVVDIGPGAGEHGGEVVAEGTPAKVARTKRSLTGQFISGARSIPVPAERREPRGELVVRGAREHNLKGVDATFPLGVLTCVTGVSGSGKSTLVNEILYRSVANRLHRARMRPGKHDRIDGIKDVDKIINIDQSPIGRTPRSNPATYTGVFDHIRQLYSQTREARARGYKPGRFSFNVKGGRCEVCRGDGQIKIEMHFLPDVYVPCEQCDGKRYNRETLEIRYKGKSIAEVLEMPVSEAVPFFDAIPKIARRLRTLNDVGLDYIRLGQAATTLSGGEAQRIKLATELSKVATGNTLYILDEPTTGLHFADVERLLEVLNRLVDQGNSVLVIEHNLDVIKTADHLVDLGPEGGDAGGEIIAAGTPEQIAGVERSHTGRFLRELLPGFDGGGEVVAGPGSSNGRARQPLAA is encoded by the coding sequence TTGCCCAGCAGTCAGATCGTCATCTCGGGTGCCCGCGCCCACAACCTCAAGGGGATCGACCTCTCGATCCCTCGCGACTCCCTGTGCGTGATCACAGGGCTGTCGGGGTCGGGAAAGTCGAGCCTCGCCTTCGACACGATCTACGCCGAGGGCCAGCGGCGCTACGTCGAGTCGCTGAGCTCCTACGCGCGCCAGTTCCTCGGCCAGATGGAGAAGCCCGACGTCGACTCGATCGACGGCCTCTCGCCGGCGATCTCGATCGACCAGAAGACCACGTCGCGCAACCCGCGCTCGACGGTCGGCACGGTCACCGAGATCTACGACTACCTGCGCCTGCTCTGGGCGCGGATCGGCAAGCCGCACTGCCACAACTGCGGCGCGCCGATCGCCGGTCAGTCGCTCGAGCAGATCACCGACCGAGTCCTGACGTTGCCCGAGAACTCGCGGTTCATGGTCTGCGCGCCGATCGTCCGCGGGCGCAAGGGCGAGTACGGAAAGCTGCTCGAGGAGATGCGCGTGCAGGGCTACGCGCGCGCCGTCGTCGACGGTGAGCTCAAGCGCCTCGACGAGCCGATCGAGCTCGACAAGAAGTTCAAGCACGACATCTCCGTCGTCGTCGACCGGCTCGTGATGAAGGAGGGCGTTCGCAAGCGCCTCGCCGAGTCGGTCGCGGCGGCCTCGGAGCTCGCCGAGGGGATCGTCGAGATCGAGTTGCTCGAGGCCGGCGGCAAGGCCGGGGAAGCGGCAGAGCACGCCGGCGAGGAAGCCGCGAAGGCGCCTGGCGGCCGGGTGCTGAGCGGGCCGAGCGCCGGCAAGCGCATCGAGGTGCTCGTCTTCTCTGAGCGCTTCGCCTGCCTCGAGTGCGGCACCTCGATGCCCGAGCTCGAGCCGCGGATCTTCTCGTTCAACGCGCCGCACGGCGCCTGCCCGCGTTGCCACGGGCTCGGCTTCCAGCGCGTCATCGACCCGGAGCTGATCGTGCCGGATCCGACGCTCTCGATCTCCGAGGGCGCGCTCGCGCCGTGGATCAAGGCCGCCTCGCTCTACCACCGGCGCCTGCTCGAGGCCGTCGCCGAGGCGAACGGGATCGACACGGACACGCCATGGCAGGACCTGCCGGCGAGCGATCGCAAGCTGCTCCTGGCGGGGACCGGACGCGAGCGCCACACGGTCACCTACAAGAACCGCTTCGGGCGCCGGCGCACCTACACCGTCCGCTTCGAGGGGCTGATGCGAAGCCTCGAGGAGCGCTACGAGACCTACGACAACGAGAACGCCCGCGAGCGGATCGAAGAGCTGATGGCGCTCCAGCCGTGCCCGGCATGCGACGGCGCGCGCCTGCGGCCCGAGTCGCTCGCCGTCACGGTCGGCGGGATCAACATCCACGAGTACTCGGTCAAGTCCGCCCGCGCGGCGCTCGAGTGGATCAACGCTCTCGAGCTGACCGAGACCGAGCAGGCGATCGCGCGGCTGATCGTGCGGGAGATCTCCGAGCGGCTGCGTTTCCTCGACTCGGTCGGGATCGGCTACCTGTCGCTCGAGCGCTCCGCCGCGACCCTGTCGGGCGGCGAGGCGCAGCGGATCCGGCTCGCGACCCAGATCGGATCGAGCCTGGTGGGGGTGCTCTACATCCTCGACGAGCCGTCGATCGGGCTGCACCAGCGCGACAACGAGAAGCTGATCGCCACGCTCGAGCGCCTGCGCGACCTCGGCAACACCGTGATCGTCGTCGAGCACGACGAGGGCACGATCCGCGCCGCCGACCACGTCGTCGACATCGGTCCCGGCGCCGGCGAGCACGGGGGAGAGGTCGTCGCCGAGGGCACGCCGGCGAAGGTCGCGCGGACGAAGCGCTCGCTGACCGGGCAGTTCATCTCCGGCGCGCGGTCGATCCCGGTGCCGGCCGAGCGCCGCGAGCCGCGCGGCGAGCTCGTCGTCCGTGGCGCTCGCGAGCACAACCTCAAGGGCGTCGACGCGACGTTCCCGCTCGGCGTGTTGACCTGCGTCACCGGCGTGTCGGGCTCGGGCAAGTCGACCCTCGTCAACGAGATCCTCTACCGGTCGGTCGCCAACCGCCTGCACCGCGCGCGGATGCGACCCGGCAAGCACGACCGCATCGACGGGATCAAGGACGTCGACAAGATCATCAACATCGATCAGTCACCGATCGGGCGCACGCCGAGATCGAACCCCGCGACCTACACCGGGGTCTTCGACCACATCCGCCAGCTCTACTCGCAGACCCGCGAGGCGCGGGCGCGTGGCTACAAGCCCGGCCGGTTCTCGTTCAACGTCAAGGGCGGGCGCTGCGAGGTCTGCCGCGGCGACGGTCAGATCAAGATCGAGATGCACTTCCTGCCGGACGTCTACGTGCCGTGCGAGCAGTGCGACGGCAAGCGCTACAACCGCGAGACGCTCGAGATCCGCTACAAGGGCAAGTCGATCGCCGAGGTGCTCGAGATGCCCGTCTCCGAGGCGGTTCCGTTCTTCGACGCGATCCCGAAGATCGCGCGCCGCCTGCGAACGCTGAACGACGTCGGGCTCGACTACATCCGGCTCGGGCAGGCCGCGACGACGCTGTCGGGCGGCGAGGCGCAGCGGATCAAGCTCGCGACCGAGCTGTCGAAGGTCGCGACCGGGAACACGCTCTACATCCTCGACGAGCCGACGACGGGGCTGCATTTCGCCGACGTCGAGCGCCTGCTCGAGGTGCTCAATCGCCTGGTCGACCAGGGCAACAGCGTGCTCGTCATCGAGCACAACCTCGACGTGATCAAGACCGCCGACCACCTCGTCGACCTCGGCCCGGAGGGCGGCGACGCGGGCGGGGAGATCATCGCCGCGGGAACCCCCGAGCAAATCGCCGGCGTCGAGCGCTCGCACACCGGTCGCTTCCTGCGCGAGCTGCTGCCCGGCTTCGACGGCGGTGGCGAGGTCGTGGCGGGCCCGGGCTCGTCCAACGGTCGCGCGCGCCAGCCGCTCGCGGCGTAG